In Humulus lupulus chromosome 7, drHumLupu1.1, whole genome shotgun sequence, the following are encoded in one genomic region:
- the LOC133792658 gene encoding putative disease resistance protein RGA3, with translation MKEIGDRLDQIGNERVHFHLREVAVGERRSRIRESRQTGSVITQPDLYGREEDKERAVGFLINDAVNCSGTSVYCIVGLGGMGKTTLAQWVFNDERVSSHFELKMWVCVSEEFDVRRLIKAIIESGTGKACEALEMDPLQKQLQNMLQRKRFLIVLDDVWNEDHEEWDKLRYIMECGSNGASVVVTTRLKKVASIMGTVAMHGLTGLSDDDCWLLFKQRAFGSQREEQPNLVKIGKEIVKKCKGVPLAAKALGGLMCFKSEEEEWLSVMHSELWNLPEDKTSILPALRLSYLHLPVEHKRCFSYCAIFPKDYRIEKRKLIHLWMANGLISSKPELEVEDIGNEMISELYWRSFFQDVVKGFDESIFSFKMHDLFHDLAQSIMGDKCRTMEVNDVTLAINLLKRVHHLTCTFSHQFGRIIGIQIPTIPSTQSLRTFMVLTNSTVNYDTDKNFRSLRVFDGGYNTHLSSISSLVSNLKHLRYLNLSHSRIEVLPDSICLLHHLLVLDLTSCHNLQKLPKQMIRLKGLHHLYIGGCYKLSHLPPYIGQLTCLKTLTNFIVDRRKGCQLDELNHLDIEGSLQISNLEKVKSPLEARFANLSQKKNLKRLDLSWHSNENESEVNAKHILDALAPSTDLRWLNITNYNGTHFPHWFGKLTSLRDLYISRMKLVQYIDNDICHGDLRRSFGCLEYLYITNLPNLEGFSRQEVGNEMFECLSTLDVDECPKLTLPKLGSVKSLNVRNVGQHVLKSISNLHGLTRLRINGDDNIQELPIDFLTGLGTLEHLEISNFSELKCLPEGMFRDCSSLKSIKIISCKKIQALPESFRDLTVLESMKLVECPVLKGFPSGLNQLISLRTLYMSGITINWFSASSYGCNLCASHKLVVLPEALQHLCSLEYLNISFFLELATLPDWLENLRVLKELYIIGCPDLESLPMSMQRLTNLKKLSIRYCPKLEKRCEKGKGEDWHKISHIPDVYVSHITDNIHIGDIL, from the coding sequence ATGAAAGAGATTGGAGATAGATTGGATCAGATCGGAAATGAGCGTGTGCATTTTCACTTGCGAGAGGTTGCGGTTGGGGAGAGACGAAGCCGGATTAGAGAAAGTCGTCAGACTGGTTCTGTTATTACTCAACCAGATTTGTATGGAAGAGAAGAGGACAAGGAGAGAGCTGTTGGGTTTCTGATTAATGATGCTGTCAATTGCAGTGGCACTTCTGTGTACTGTATTGTTGGTCTAGGGGGCATGGGAAAGACGACTCTTGCTCAATGGGTCTTCAATGATGAGAGGGTCAGTAGTCATTTTGAGCTGAAGATGTGGGTTTGTGTTTCTGAAGAATTCGATGTGCGTAGATTGATCAAAGCTATCATAGAATCTGGAACTGGAAAAGCTTGTGAAGCGTTGGAGATGGATCCTTTGCAGAAACAACTTCAGAACATGCTCCAAAGAAAGAGATTCCTGATCGTTTTGGATGATGTGTGGAATGAAGATCATGAGGAATGGGACAAGTTGAGGTACATAATGGAGTGTGGATCAAATGGTGCTTCGGTTGTTGTCACTACTCGTCTAAAAAAGGTTGCATCTATTATGGGAACGGTTGCAATGCATGGCTTGACTGGTTTATCAGACGATGACTGTTGGTTGTTATTCAAGCAACGTGCATTTGGGAGCCAAAGGGAAGAGCAGCCTAATCTTGTCAAAATTGGAAAGGAGATAGTGAAGAAGTGCAAGGGAGTTCCACTAGCAGCAAAGGCTTTGGGAGGCTTAATGTGTTTCAAAAGTGAAGAGGAGGAATGGCTCTCTGTTATGCACAGTGAGCTTTGGAATTTACCTGAGGACAAAACTTCCATCTTGCCTGCTTTGAGATTAAGCTACCTTCATCTTCCAGTAGAGCACAAACGATGCTTCTCTTACTGTGCTATATTTCCAAAGGATTATAGGATAGAAAAGAGAAAATTAATTCATCTTTGGATGGCAAATGGGTTGATTTCTTCGAAACCGGAACTTGAGGTGGAAGACATTGGAAATGAGATGATTAGTGAATTATATTGGAGATCATTTTTTCAGGACGTGGTGAAAGGTTTTGATGAAAGTATCTTCTCTTTCAAGATGCATGATTTATTTCATGATCTAGCTCAATCCATAATGGGTGATAAATGTCGTACTATGGAGGTTAATGATGTTACTCTTGCTATCAACTTGTTGAAAAGAGTACATCACTTAACGTGTACTTTTAGTCATCAATTTGGGAGAATTATTGGCATACAAATTCCTACAATACCAAGTACTCAATCCTTAAGAACATTCATGGTATTAACAAATTCTACAGTTAATTATGATACTGATAAGAATTTTCGCTCATTACGAGTGTTTGATGGTGGGTATAATACTCATTTATCATCCATATCATCATTGGTGAGTAACTTGAAACATTTGCGCTATTTGAATCTTTCACATAGTAGAATTGAAGTCCTTCCCGATTCCATTTGTTTGCTACACCATTTGTTGGTTTTAGACCTCACCTCTTGTCATAATCTTCAGAAGCTTCCCAAACAGATGATTCGCTTAAAAGGTCTCCACCATCTTTACATCGGAGGTTGCTACAAATTATCACATCTACCTCCATATATTGGGCAACTAACTTGCTTAAAGACTTTGACTAATTTCATTGTGGATAGGAGAAAAGGTTGTCAGTTGGATGAATTGAACCACTTGGACATAGAAGGTTCTCTACAAATCAGCAACCTAGAAAAAGTGAAAAGCCCATTAGAAGCTAGATTTGCAAATCTATCCCAAAAAAAAAACCTCAAACGATTGGATTTATCTTGGCATAGCAATGAAAATGAATCTGAGGTAAATGCAAAACACATACTTGATGCTCTTGCTCCTTCCACAGATTTGAGATGGTTAAACATTACCAATTACAATGGTACCCATTTCCCACATTGGTTCGGGAAACTAACATCTCTTCGAGATCTTTATATATCTAGAATGAAGTTAGTGCAGTACATTGACAATGATATCTGTCATGGAGACTTAAGAAGAAGCTTTGGATGCTTAGAATATCTTTACATTACAAATTTACCAAATTTGGAAGGATTTTCAAGGCAAGAAGTTGGTAATGAAATGTTCGAATGTTTGTCTACACTTGATGTTGATGAATGCCCAAAATTGACCTTACCTAAACTAGGATCGGTTAAATCTTTGAACGTGCGAAATGTTGGACAACATGTTCTAAAATCCATCTCTAATCTCCACGGTCTTACTCGGCTTCGCATCAATGGTGATGACAACATCCAAGAGTTGCCGATTGATTTCCTCACTGGCCTTGGCACATTAGAGCATTTAGAAATCAGCAATTTTTCTGAACTCAAGTGCTTACCAGAGGGAATGTTTCGAGATTGTTCTTCGCTTAAAAGCATCAAGATTATTAGTTGTAAAAAGATACAAGCTTTACCTGAAAGTTTTAGGGATCTTACCGTGCTTGAGTCTATGAAACTTGTAGAGTGTCCCGTGCTGAAGGGCTTTCCAAGTGGTCTTAATCAACTCATATCTCTCCGAACTCTGTACATGTCAGGGATTACCATAAATTGGTTTAGTGCGAGCAGTTATGGTTGCAACCTATGTGCTTCTCATAAGTTGGTTGTTCTACCCGAGGCCTTGCAGCACCTCTGCTCACTTGAATATTTGAACATATCTTTTTTCTTGGAGCTTGCAACGCTGCCCGATTGGCTTGAAAATCTTAGAGTTCTTAAAGAATTATATATAATAGGCTGCCCAGACTTGGAATCTTTACCAATGAGCATGCAAAGGCTCACCAACCTAAAGAAATTGTCTATTCGATATTGCCCAAAATTAGAGAAGCGATGTGAGAAGGGAAAAGGGGAAGATTGGCACAAGATATCTCATATTCCAGATGTGTACGTATCTCATATTACAGACAACATCCATATTGGGGATATTTTGTAG